Genomic segment of Rhodococcus sp. W8901:
TGCGCCTCGAGTTCGCGGTGGACGCGGGCAACGATGTCGTCGAGGTCCGGTTCAGCCGGCAGGGGCTGCGCCAGGATCTCGGTCCGCCAGTTCGCGAGCAGCGCGGCGACCTGGTATTCCTCAGGACTGTCGGTTGCGACGGGACGGTCGCCGGCGATCGCGTCGATCAGCGCATCGTCGCGACGCACCGCGGCGACGTCGACGGGCGTGCCGTTTCCAGCGAGATCGGCGTGGGGATCGCCCGGCTCGCCATTCTGGCCCCTAGCCATGCCTCTCACCTGCTCTCGTCACTTCCTTCTTCAACTTGGCAATGGCTCGGTGTTGAGCCACCCGCACCGCGCCAGCGGTGCTTCCGACTGCTGCTGCCGTCTCCTCCGCCGACAGACCGACGACGAGCCGAAGGACGAGGATCTCGCGGTGCTTCTCGGGAAGCGTCTGAAGCAGTGCGTTCACCTGTCGGCTCGTCTCCGAACTCAGCGCCCGCTCTTCGGGACTGTCGTCGGAGGAAACGACATCTGGTACTTCAGCAACTGGATCGGATTTGTTACGCGCAGCGTTTCGGTGAGCGTCAGCGACCTTGTGTGCGGCGATGCCGTAGACGAAAGCCATGAACGGACGACCCTGATCCTGGTAGCGCGGAAGTGCCGTCATCACCGCGAGGCACACCTCCTGCGCCACATCGTCCGCGGACAACTGCCCACGCTCCGCGGCGCCGACCCTGGCACGGCAATAGCGCACGACCAGAGGGCGAATACTCTTCAGGACCTGGGCCAGAGCATTCCGATCGCCCTGCGCTGCGGCAGCGACGGCGGAGTTCAACTCCTCACCCGTGTTAGACATCGTCAGCGCGAATCCTGGCGTTACAGTGGCACGTCCCCCCAGCCGGGTGTGCTTCCGCCTCACGGCGGAACGTCTGTAAGAGTAACGACAGAGTCCGACGCGTCAGTGCATCGTTCGAATATCGGGCGGTCATTTCGAGAACCTCCCGCCCCGGCGAGCGATCGCATCGGCGCATTCGTCACGGATCGCTCGTGCGGCCGGATTCGGGCGCACGCCGTCCACCAACATCGCTGCCGCCCATCGCAACGGGACCAGTCCGTGTGCACCGGCGTCGACGAGCACCCGCTCCGCGGTCTCGAGTGCGAGGTCCGGCTCGGGCCTTCCGGTCGCCGACGCCGCGAACAGCAGCTCGGACTTGATCCGATGCCGCACGGACGGGCAGTCGGCCGAGCGGTCGACCGCAGCCTGAGCATGGACGGTTGCGGCGGCGAAGTCTCCGGCCGCGAGCGCGATCTCGGCCGTCACCCAGTGCAGTCTCACGTACTGACGCCACAGCGTGTCCGGTTCGCCGACCGCAGACAGGTACGCCTCGCAGCGGACGAGGAGCGTGCGCCCCAACGCCAGCCGACCGCATCCCAGCGCGTCGGCAGCAAGTCCCGTCAGAGCATCGCAGCGTGCCTCGTGCCACCATCGGTCGCCGGTACGGGTCATCCCGATCAGCGCCAGCGCGGCACCGTCGTAGCCGGAAGCGAGGGCGTGGGCGCCGAGCTGCCGCAGCAGGGATGCCTGTGTGCTGGCCGCGAGCGAGGCCACCGCCGGCTCGGTCGCGGACATCCGGCGCAGCGGTTCGAGCTCGGCCCGGGCCTGCGCGTACCGCCCCTGTCCACCCAGTGCGACGGCGCGCAACCAGCGCCCCAGCGGATCGGCAGGTACCGGCAACGGGTTCCGTCCGGGATCCGAACCGAAGGCGGCGCCCCCAAGACCGTGCGAGTCGTGAGAGCCGTGCGGGTCGTGCGGGTCGTGCGGCATCCGGTGATCATGCCACTGCGGGCGCCGACGCCATTCCGCATACCGGTCGGCCGACGTCCGATCCCGCCCCGATAGCCCCCGATAGCCCCCGATAGCCATTGCAGACGCGACTGAAGACACACGATGAACCGTTGAAACTTCTCCAACTGGACGACCTGTTAATAATGTTCGTGCACCATAAAGGCGATTCGCCGCGCGAACATGATTCAAATTTGAAGAATATGTGGCGTCGAGGTTAACGAGAATCGCCGAACAATACTCCAGAGTAACCAACCAGTCGGGGAGAATCAGGACGATCGTCCAGGTGAGGGCAACGTCGGCCAACGCGGAAGCGATCGACCCCCGTGTCGCTACGCAATCACAGCCGCCGCCCCATGTAAATGTCCAGGGCGTTAATTCTTGGCTCCAGGGATATGGAAATCACCACTCAGCGTAAGTGTTGACGGGATTTCATATGCCCCTTTACGGTTGCGGGGCGTAACCGATTTCATAGGTCTTGTCATCCCGGGGGGTGGCGGGCCGCTCGCAGCGTCACCGCGAGCCTGCTGACAGAGGAGTCCTGATGCCTGTTCCGAATCATCTTCCCGGCCCGAATGCCGATATCTGGGATTGGCAGATGCACGGGTTGTGTCGTGGTGTGGACTCCGCCGTGTTCTTCCACCCGGACGGCGAACGTGGCCGTGCTCGGGCCCAGCGGGAAAGCCGCGCGAAGGAGATGTGCCAACAGTGCCCGGTGCTGGCACAGTGCCGCAACCACGCGCTGTCGGTGTGCGAGCCGTACGGGATCTGGGGTGGGATGTCGGAGTCCGAGCGCGAGATGCTGACCAGGCAGTCGCGCCGCCGCATCGCTTAGGGGTGCCCGTCACCCGTAGGTGAGTAC
This window contains:
- a CDS encoding sigma-70 family RNA polymerase sigma factor, with amino-acid sequence MSNTGEELNSAVAAAAQGDRNALAQVLKSIRPLVVRYCRARVGAAERGQLSADDVAQEVCLAVMTALPRYQDQGRPFMAFVYGIAAHKVADAHRNAARNKSDPVAEVPDVVSSDDSPEERALSSETSRQVNALLQTLPEKHREILVLRLVVGLSAEETAAAVGSTAGAVRVAQHRAIAKLKKEVTRAGERHG
- a CDS encoding WhiB family transcriptional regulator, encoding MPVPNHLPGPNADIWDWQMHGLCRGVDSAVFFHPDGERGRARAQRESRAKEMCQQCPVLAQCRNHALSVCEPYGIWGGMSESEREMLTRQSRRRIA